Proteins from a genomic interval of Pectinophora gossypiella chromosome 4, ilPecGoss1.1, whole genome shotgun sequence:
- the LOC126366340 gene encoding lipopolysaccharide-induced tumor necrosis factor-alpha factor homolog isoform X1 — translation MAEKGEHSTFSDVYQPQPPPPSYQQSQEPYRQASQPAYQQAPQPVYQQAPQPVYHQPQPGIPPGMTVVHPSTLTGYSTNGVTVVNHTPGSGTVTMVPIAGTTVVSAVVVPAIGPNPTAIQCRSCQQRIVTRVSYTPSIRTHLSAGILCLFGCWPCVFLPYCIDTCKNADHYCPNCNAFIGSYI, via the exons ATGGcag AAAAAGGTGAACACTCAACCTTCTCGGATGTCTATCAGCCACAACCACCGCCACCATCTTACCAACAATCTCAAGAACCCTATCGACAGGCCTCACAACCCGCCTACCAACAGGCCCCACAACCCGTCTACCAACAGGCCCCACAACCAGTCTACCACCAACCACAACCTGGTATACCTCCGGGAATGACAGTAGTGCACCCTTCGACTTTAACGGGTTATTCG ACCAATGGTGTGACGGTGGTGAATCATACTCCTGGTAGTGGTACAGTGACAATGGTACCAATAGCTGGCACTACCGTTGTCTCAGCGGTGGTGGTACCAGCTATAGGACCCAACCCCACTGCCATTCAGTGCCGATCTTGCCAGCAAAGAATTGTCACAAGGGTGTCATACACGCCTTCTATCCGAACACATTTGTCCGCTGGTATATTGTGTTTATTTGG gtgctGGCCTTGCGTCTTTCTCCCATACTGCATAGATACCTGCAAGAATGCTGACCACTACTGTCCAAACTGCAATGCTTTCATCGGGTCCTATATTTAA
- the LOC126366340 gene encoding lipopolysaccharide-induced tumor necrosis factor-alpha factor homolog isoform X2: MAEKGEHSTFSDVYQPQPPPPSYQQSQEPYRQASQPAYQQAPQPVYQQAPQPVYHQPQPGIPPGMTVVHPSTLTGYSTNGVTVVNHTPGSGTVTMVPIAGTTVVSAVVVPAIGPNPTAIQCRSCQQRIVTRVSYTPSIRTHLSAGILCLFGCWPCVCLPYCIDTCNCNYHYCPNCNAFIGSYI, from the exons ATGGcag AAAAAGGTGAACACTCAACCTTCTCGGATGTCTATCAGCCACAACCACCGCCACCATCTTACCAACAATCTCAAGAACCCTATCGACAGGCCTCACAACCCGCCTACCAACAGGCCCCACAACCCGTCTACCAACAGGCCCCACAACCAGTCTACCACCAACCACAACCTGGTATACCTCCGGGAATGACAGTAGTGCACCCTTCGACTTTAACGGGTTATTCG ACCAATGGTGTGACGGTGGTGAATCATACTCCTGGTAGTGGTACAGTGACAATGGTACCAATAGCTGGCACTACCGTTGTCTCAGCGGTGGTGGTACCAGCTATAGGACCCAACCCCACTGCCATTCAGTGCCGATCTTGCCAGCAAAGAATTGTCACAAGGGTGTCATACACGCCTTCTATCCGAACACATTTGTCCGCTGGTATATTGTGTTTATTTGG GTGCTGGCCTTGCGTCTGTCTCCCATACTGCATAGATACCTGCAACTGCAACTATCACTACTGTCCAAACTGCAATGCTTTCATCGGGTCctacatttaa